The Methanosarcina barkeri str. Wiesmoor DNA segment AAAGTACTAAATTTAATTTTTACCATATAAGAAGAATTTATGAAACTTTTGTACGCTCGATAGAGTACTTATAGTTATTAATTCCTATCTATTGTAGAAATGAGTATTAGTTCCTATGCAATGTAGAATGAATCTGTTCATCGTTTATTAAGAAACAATAAAAGTCTTAGAATAAGCAATAAAAGTCTTAGAATAAGCAATAAGAAATATTAAAAAATAGATTAATCAATTGAAAAGAGTTGGCTAAAAAAAGTCAATTGAAAACTAATATAAAGTAAAAACAAGTTTTCAGTAACCTACTGAGAAAGCTCAATAAACCAATTTTTGACTAACTTATATAAGTCAGAAAAGAGTAGGGCTGAAATCGTTTTGCAGCTGCATTATACTCTGAAAATCGTACTAAGTCCCTGGGTAATAATAAGTTTAGCCAGATAAGATTTCGAGTAGGACAAAATCGAATGGAATATAACGCAGCGCCCTAGCATCTATAAGGATAAAATCAAAAGAATAAGGCTTAGCATGAGCGAGATTAATAAGGAAAAAAGTGCTCAGGAGCAGGAAAACCCCTGGGTTTCCCTTGGAAAGGACCTATTGTCTGTTGTAGCTGTCGTGATCATTTTCATGGTTCTTTCCAAGCTGGCATTCGGACTCTGGACTCCTATGGTTGCGGTGGAGTCGGGGAGTATGGAACCGCATATGCAAATAGGAGATATTATTTTCATCAAAAGCATCGATAAAGTAAATATTACCACGAACGAAGAAGGAAAAAACACAGGCTATGAGTCCTTTGGAAATTATGGAGATGTGATTCTTTATCGCCAGTATGGGGAGGAAGGAGTAACTCCAATAATTCATAGGGCTATGTATAGAGTGGAAGCTGGAGAGCCGATGTGGAAAGGCGGTCCACCTGCTCCTTATTCTGGTTATATTACCAAGGGAGACAATGTTGTAACCAACAGTCACTATGACCAGGAAGGAGATATAAGTTATAATATGCCTGTAAAAGATGAATGGATTATAGGAACTGCGCAGTACAGGATTCCTTATCTGGGGTATGTCAGACTGCTCTTCTCATGAATCAAGTTCATATGATCCTTA contains these protein-coding regions:
- a CDS encoding S26 family signal peptidase encodes the protein MSEINKEKSAQEQENPWVSLGKDLLSVVAVVIIFMVLSKLAFGLWTPMVAVESGSMEPHMQIGDIIFIKSIDKVNITTNEEGKNTGYESFGNYGDVILYRQYGEEGVTPIIHRAMYRVEAGEPMWKGGPPAPYSGYITKGDNVVTNSHYDQEGDISYNMPVKDEWIIGTAQYRIPYLGYVRLLFS